From Podospora bellae-mahoneyi strain CBS 112042 chromosome 3, whole genome shotgun sequence, the proteins below share one genomic window:
- a CDS encoding hypothetical protein (EggNog:ENOG503NXSJ; COG:S): MGRMAMCISRRTINLNFSTISSDHHRHSSLQYSYHLRNCLSTKMQGLLGFALLGSFVSYLQGAAASPATAGGTEKRNPLGLSLPPLIPSIPGVTEPLASNAPPLPILQLPTPPLASPPFTASNIKPKKIGYFWTGAGDNLHKDFLATVSLDDDTFGTFIQLTDVPTSGNSPHHLGASYDGKTLIGGGLLSLLKTQDTAFYFDVSDPYRPKFDHSNRAILSSIVDEIRAKPDGGFYITYMGSAVGTSPGRLVETDARGNIIHEWPEVTDIPSTLNILGQQFSPHGLTVDYDKQIALTSDFVVPITILKPTLGIQKADTLRLFDLRTHKILSTITIPGGQGIQDVKFIPNHPETAALATAVGLGQVWVIYPFRTKNGKQGTAELLFDFGPKAKNSLAIYSDISDDGKLAYFTFTLGNHVAALDISDLSNPVRLDDPNETQPIIGPHYVKISPDKKNLLVLGYFVQAGDISVVNTPGDYKAHWLDLDANGKFSWNKTIDFEREFATTRGGARPHSVVIYDLSDPADPKYY, translated from the exons ATGGGCAGGATGGCGATGTGTATAAGTAGAAGAACAATCAACTTAAACTTCTCAACAATCTCATCAGatcatcatcgtcactcCTCTCTTCAGTATTCTTACCATCTTCGAAACTGCCTCAGCACCAAAATGCAAGGTCTCCTCGGCTTCGCCCTCTTGGGAAGCTTCGTCTCCTACCTTCAAGGAGCGGCTGCCAGTCCAGCAACTGCCGGTGGCACTGAGAAGAGGAACCCTCTCGGTCTCAGTCTTCCCCCTTTGATTCCCTCCATCCCGGGAGTCACTGAGCCCCTGGCTTCCAATGCACCCCCTCTGCCTATCCTGCAGCTTCCTACGCCCCCCTTGGCCAGTCCTCCGTTTACTgcctccaacatcaagcCCAAGAAGATTGGTTACTTCTGgactggtgctggtgacAACTTGCACAAGGACTTCCTGGCGACAGTCAGCTTGGATGAT GACACCTTTGGCACATTCATCCAACTCACCGATGTTCCCACCAGCGGTaattctcctcatcatcttggaGCGTCTTATGACGGCAAGACCTTGATTGGCGGCGGTCTCTTGTCTTTGCTCAAGACTCAGGATACTGCCTTTTACTTTGACGTCTCGGACCCGTACCGCCCTAAGTTTGACCACAGCAACCGTGCCATCTTGTCGTCTATTGTCGATGAGATTCGAGCCAAGCCTGATGG AGGCTTCTACATCACCTACATGGGCTCTGCAGTGGGTACCTCCCCTGGCCGCCTCGTCGAGACCGACGCCCGcggcaacatcatccacGAGTGGCCCGAAGTCACCgacatcccctccaccctcaacatcctcggcCAGCAGTTCTCCCCCCACGGTCTCACCGTCGACTACGACAAGCAAATCGCCCTCACCTCCGACTTTGTcgtccccatcaccatcctcaagccCACCCTCGGTATACAAAAGGCCGacaccctccgcctctttGACCTTCGCACCCACAAGATCCTGTCGACAATCACCATCCCAGGTGGCCAGGGCATCCAGGACGTTAAATtcatccccaaccaccccgaGACGGCCGCGCTCGCCACCGCCGTCGGCCTCGGCCAAGTCTGGGTCATCTACCCCTTCCGCACCAAAAACGGCAAGCAAGGCACCGCCGAGCTCCTCTTCGACTTTGGCCCCAAGGCCAAAAACTCATTGGCCATCTACTCGGACATCTCCGACGACGGCAAACTAGCCTacttcaccttcaccctcggcaACCACGTCGCGGCGCTCGATATCTCTGATCTGAGCAACCCTGTGAGGCTGGACGACCCGAACGAGACCCAGCCCATCATCGGCCCTCACTACGTCAAGATCAGCCCGGATAAGAAGAACTTGTTGGTCCTTGGGTATTTTGTCCAGGCGGGGGACATCTCGGTTGTCAACACGCCTGGTGATTACAAGGCTCACTGGTTGGATCTGGACGCGAACGGCAAGTTTAGCTGGAACAAGACGATTGATTTCGAGAGGGAGTTTGCAACCACGAGGGGGGGTGCGAGGCCGCATAGTGTGGTTATTTATGACTTGAGCGATCCGGCTGATCCAAAGTATTATTGa
- a CDS encoding hypothetical protein (EggNog:ENOG503P4AM; COG:S) has protein sequence MIRQLLLAVLPLVFANPLPVPEEAANADVAAAADIALPPHWHQGGRGSSSSSSTCGKLNGPCYCKGTAYDPSQTNKYLCGDSRLRLTRLPRREPLDFITEYYDRFGGLCPGVFLDTWFNVTGTGWWWYPEENGFVLGDSGLPIVGEATLGRGTLLDRFGGETGTFVSPAGAGYQQSALPPTNLNTPADTG, from the exons ATGATCCGCCAACTCCTTCTCGCTGTCCTTCCCTTGGTTTTTGCCAACCCCCTGCCTGTCcccgaggaggctgccaacGCCGATGTCGCCGCGGCCGCTGACAttgccctcccaccccactGGCACCAAGGAGGTCGCGgctcgtcttcttcctcctcgacctgcGGAAAACTGAACGGCCCCTGTTACTGCAAAGGAACCGCCTAcgacccctcccaaaccaacAAGTACCTCTGCGGCGACTCCCGCCTCCGCCTTACCCGCCTCCCCAGGCGTGAGCCGTTGGATTTCATTACTGAGTATTACGACCGGTTCGGGGGCCTGTGCCCTGGTGTCTTTCTTGACACCTGGTTCAACGTCACCGGTactgggtggtggtggtacccCGAGGAGAACGGGTTCGTCCTTGGGGACAGCGGCCTGCCGATTGTGGGGGAGGCCACGCTCGGGAGGGGGACGCTGCTCGATCGGTTTGGCGGGGAGACGGGGACGTTTGTCAGCCCTGCTGGGGCCGGTTATCAAC AGAGCGCGCTGCCGCCGACGAACTTGAATACTCCGGCTGATACTGG TTGA